From Proteiniborus sp. MB09-C3, the proteins below share one genomic window:
- a CDS encoding LCP family protein, which translates to MKKFLKTFMVAFLVFLVIFGGIITFVLKDDNSKNTLVSNISGLIKGDDSKKDITFLLLGIDSKDVTKAKGQRTDTMMLCKYDDTTGKVSILSIPRDTMATIRGRKNKEKINHAHAYGGPELSVKAVKDLLGIELDYYVRVDYKIVEDVVELIGGVEVDVPMDMKYSDPTADPPLKINLKKGKQTLNGNESLQFLRYRKGYADQDLGRIGAQQQFMSSAIKKALNPLNIIKLPQFVETYIKNVDTNIPLDTIAKFALKAKNVDTENMEMATLPGEAKYISGVWYFVHNKEKTQETVNSMFIEQNVVMDDGEKEKSKN; encoded by the coding sequence ATGAAGAAATTTTTAAAAACCTTTATGGTGGCATTTCTAGTATTTTTAGTTATTTTTGGAGGAATTATCACATTTGTTTTGAAAGATGATAATAGTAAAAACACTTTGGTGTCAAATATTTCAGGGCTAATTAAAGGCGATGATAGTAAAAAAGATATAACTTTTCTTCTTTTAGGTATTGATTCAAAGGATGTAACTAAAGCAAAAGGTCAAAGAACTGATACGATGATGCTATGTAAATATGATGATACTACTGGAAAAGTTTCAATACTGTCAATTCCTAGAGATACTATGGCTACAATAAGAGGAAGAAAAAATAAAGAAAAGATTAATCATGCTCATGCCTATGGAGGTCCAGAGCTATCTGTAAAGGCAGTTAAGGACCTGTTAGGTATTGAACTTGATTATTATGTAAGAGTAGATTATAAAATTGTTGAGGATGTAGTTGAATTGATTGGAGGGGTGGAAGTAGATGTACCTATGGATATGAAATATTCAGATCCAACAGCAGATCCACCGCTAAAAATCAATCTTAAAAAAGGCAAACAGACTTTAAATGGTAATGAATCTTTGCAGTTTTTAAGATATAGAAAAGGGTATGCTGATCAGGATTTAGGAAGAATAGGGGCTCAGCAGCAATTTATGAGCAGTGCTATTAAAAAGGCTCTGAATCCACTTAATATAATTAAGCTGCCTCAATTTGTTGAGACTTACATTAAAAATGTAGACACCAATATACCTTTAGATACTATAGCTAAGTTTGCACTTAAAGCAAAAAATGTAGATACTGAAAATATGGAAATGGCAACATTACCAGGTGAAGCTAAATATATTAGTGGAGTATGGTATTTTGTTCATAACAAAGAAAAGACTCAAGAAACAGTCAACAGCATGTTTATTGAGCAAAACGTAGTTATGGATGATGGAGAAAAGGAAAAGTCTAAAAATTAA
- the nadD gene encoding nicotinate-nucleotide adenylyltransferase, with translation MSNHIKKYGIMGGTFDPIHVGHLVIAEEIRCKFNLDKVIFIPAGNPPHKDSSRITCGDHRYQMTLLATVSNPYFDVSSIELEKNEVTYTIDTIKELKKCCRDSAEFYFITGADSLLELSTWKDVDQLLTMCKFVAATRPGFQLSKIETKVKELESKYNKGIYTVSVPALQISSTEIRNKIREGKTVKYLLPESVESYIIKHKLYLDNVKKDCL, from the coding sequence ATGAGTAATCATATAAAAAAATATGGGATAATGGGGGGAACTTTTGATCCCATTCATGTTGGACATCTAGTTATTGCAGAAGAGATAAGGTGTAAATTTAATTTGGACAAGGTTATTTTTATACCTGCTGGAAATCCTCCTCATAAAGATTCCAGTAGGATTACATGTGGGGATCATAGATATCAGATGACTTTGCTGGCTACTGTTTCAAATCCGTATTTTGATGTTTCTTCCATAGAGTTGGAGAAGAATGAAGTCACATATACAATTGATACTATAAAGGAATTGAAAAAATGCTGCAGGGATAGTGCAGAATTTTACTTTATTACTGGAGCGGATTCTCTACTTGAGCTTTCAACCTGGAAGGATGTAGATCAATTGCTCACTATGTGTAAATTTGTTGCTGCTACTAGGCCAGGCTTTCAATTATCTAAAATCGAAACAAAAGTAAAAGAACTTGAGTCTAAATATAATAAAGGTATATATACAGTGTCAGTACCTGCACTACAAATATCTTCCACTGAGATTAGAAATAAGATTAGGGAAGGCAAAACAGTAAAGTATTTGCTTCCTGAATCTGTAGAATCTTATATAATAAAGCATAAACTATATTTAGATAATGTTAAAAAGGATTGTTTATAG
- a CDS encoding RidA family protein, whose protein sequence is MEKKSIFTEEAPKAIGPYSQAITVGNMVFTSGQLGINPETGNMAEGTIQDETRQSLNNLKAVLEAAGAKLTDVVKTTVFIKDMNQFGLINEVYGEYFSEHKPARSCVEVARLPKDGNVEVEAVAIL, encoded by the coding sequence ATGGAAAAGAAATCAATATTTACTGAAGAGGCACCAAAAGCAATAGGACCTTATTCACAAGCAATAACTGTAGGAAACATGGTATTTACATCAGGTCAACTTGGTATCAACCCTGAAACTGGAAACATGGCAGAAGGTACAATACAGGATGAGACAAGACAATCATTAAACAATCTTAAGGCTGTATTAGAAGCAGCAGGTGCTAAATTAACCGATGTTGTTAAGACTACAGTTTTTATAAAGGATATGAATCAATTTGGATTGATAAACGAGGTATATGGTGAATACTTTAGTGAACATAAGCCAGCTAGATCATGCGTTGAGGTAGCTAGATTACCTAAGGATGGAAATGTGGAAGTTGAAGCAGTAGCGATACTATAA
- the yqeK gene encoding bis(5'-nucleosyl)-tetraphosphatase (symmetrical) YqeK: MEKYKNIIDKVSAKLIDSIGYERYSHSIRVMEEAIKLSAIFCCDEKKAAIAGLLHDCGKFSDEDELLKNAYNFDIIQRDACIANSALIHGVLGAEIARKEFHIEDRDILSAIRYHTTGRENMTLIEKIIYISDYIEPERNFPGVDEIRKLAYENLDLALLKAMDKTIKHIIDKGFYIHPDTINARNYLINKIK; this comes from the coding sequence ATGGAGAAATACAAAAATATTATTGATAAAGTAAGTGCAAAATTGATAGACAGTATTGGATATGAAAGGTACTCTCATTCTATAAGGGTAATGGAGGAAGCTATTAAGTTATCTGCCATATTTTGCTGTGATGAGAAAAAAGCTGCAATTGCAGGGCTACTTCATGATTGCGGTAAATTTAGTGATGAAGATGAATTGTTGAAAAATGCCTATAATTTTGATATAATTCAGAGAGATGCTTGTATTGCTAATTCTGCCCTAATTCACGGTGTTCTAGGTGCTGAAATAGCTAGAAAAGAATTTCATATAGAGGATAGAGATATATTAAGTGCTATTCGATATCATACAACAGGCAGAGAAAACATGACACTAATTGAAAAAATAATATACATATCAGATTATATAGAACCAGAAAGAAATTTCCCAGGGGTAGATGAGATTAGAAAACTAGCCTATGAGAATTTAGATTTAGCCTTGCTTAAGGCTATGGATAAAACAATAAAGCATATAATAGACAAAGGGTTTTATATTCATCCTGATACAATTAATGCAAGAAACTATCTAATAAATAAAATCAAATAG
- a CDS encoding helix-turn-helix domain-containing protein: MAINMNGLTENFTLIADGLGKLLGQNCEVALFNSKDSNYKLFYSVNNQITGKNYENNMNHYELEALNKAKVHNGCTIFSYTTKDGRSLKAALFILGDSSKEGAVIMIISYDITDFLLARKAFQVFCAIDDIAEDKSDNDSKKDGENITILMERLVSDIVDEVGKPISYLSKEEKVKIVSLLNNKGVFLVRGSVEYVAEKLCVSRYTIYNYLEEIR, translated from the coding sequence ATGGCTATTAATATGAATGGCTTAACTGAGAATTTTACTTTAATTGCAGATGGGTTAGGAAAATTATTAGGTCAAAATTGTGAAGTAGCTTTATTTAATAGCAAAGATTCAAATTATAAACTATTTTATTCTGTAAATAATCAAATTACAGGCAAAAATTATGAAAATAATATGAACCATTATGAACTTGAAGCTCTTAATAAAGCCAAAGTTCATAATGGTTGTACAATTTTCTCTTATACCACTAAAGATGGACGAAGCCTGAAGGCGGCTTTGTTTATTTTAGGAGACAGCTCCAAGGAAGGAGCTGTTATTATGATAATTAGTTATGATATAACAGACTTTTTATTAGCTAGAAAGGCTTTTCAGGTTTTTTGTGCAATTGACGATATAGCTGAAGATAAATCCGACAATGACAGTAAAAAAGATGGTGAGAATATAACCATCTTAATGGAAAGATTAGTATCAGACATTGTTGATGAAGTTGGAAAACCTATATCTTATCTTAGCAAAGAGGAGAAGGTTAAAATTGTTAGTCTTTTAAACAATAAGGGTGTTTTTCTTGTAAGGGGCTCAGTCGAATATGTTGCAGAAAAGCTTTGTGTATCAAGATATACAATATATAATTATCTAGAAGAAATACGATAA
- the rsfS gene encoding ribosome silencing factor has translation MTEQLSIIIKSADDKKAFDIKALNISKLTSIADYFVILSGNSQRQVMAISDDIEDKMYSQGYDLRHKEGYSTGKWILLDYGDIIVHVFHKEDRDFYNLERLWADAEDIDIEAFK, from the coding sequence GTGACTGAACAATTGTCTATAATAATAAAGTCTGCTGATGACAAAAAGGCCTTTGATATTAAGGCGCTGAATATATCTAAACTCACCAGCATAGCAGATTATTTTGTAATATTAAGTGGAAATTCTCAGAGGCAAGTAATGGCAATATCAGATGATATTGAAGATAAAATGTATAGCCAAGGCTATGATTTAAGGCATAAAGAAGGATATAGTACTGGAAAGTGGATACTATTAGATTATGGCGATATTATTGTTCATGTTTTTCATAAAGAAGATAGAGATTTTTATAATCTAGAGAGACTATGGGCCGATGCTGAAGACATTGATATTGAAGCATTCAAATAG
- the yhbY gene encoding ribosome assembly RNA-binding protein YhbY, translating to MISGKQRSYLKALANKIEPIFQVGKNGLTESLIKQLDEALEAREIIKINVLNNSLLEAKEVALEVSEKLAAEYVQSIGNKFVIYRESKENKKIELPN from the coding sequence TTGATAAGTGGAAAACAAAGAAGCTATTTAAAGGCCTTAGCTAATAAAATAGAGCCAATTTTTCAAGTGGGAAAAAATGGTTTAACAGAAAGCCTTATTAAACAATTGGATGAAGCTCTTGAAGCGAGGGAAATCATAAAAATAAATGTACTTAATAATAGTTTACTAGAGGCAAAAGAAGTAGCTTTGGAAGTATCAGAGAAATTAGCTGCAGAATATGTTCAAAGTATAGGAAACAAATTTGTTATTTACAGAGAGTCAAAAGAAAATAAAAAGATAGAATTGCCTAATTAA